The Yoonia sp. SS1-5 genome contains a region encoding:
- a CDS encoding PQQ-binding-like beta-propeller repeat protein: MSAKFLISAGVALTVLAGCTEEDLILPGERFDLRAQAQEVNQVRAVSLTSPRANADWTHRNGDADHLIPHPALGSNLQPVFVTAIGEGDSRRARITADPVVAGGVIYTLDARATVSATSTAGQLLWQRNVAPGSDNLSDASGGGLAVSGGQLYVTSAFGAVTALDAASGETRWVQDLDAPALAPPTVRGGLVYVIARDSTAWALEPTNGRVQWQVSGTPSTANFSSGAAPAVNDSIAILPFPSGEIIATFPEGGLRRWSSVISGERLGRAASVITDIGGDPVIEGNRVYVANFGGRVAAFDTFNGDRLWTAGEGAISPVWPAGGSLFLVNDLNQLVRLDASTGQPIWRTSLPTFRGENTRRQNRIVAHYGPILAGGRLIVASSDGVIRQFDPRSGGALGDIAIEGGAASHPVVAGQTLYVVSKTGQLHAFR; the protein is encoded by the coding sequence GTGAGCGCGAAATTTCTGATCTCTGCCGGTGTGGCCCTGACCGTCCTGGCTGGATGTACCGAGGAGGATCTGATCCTGCCGGGCGAGCGTTTCGACCTGCGCGCACAGGCGCAGGAGGTCAATCAGGTGCGGGCCGTCAGCCTGACCTCCCCCCGTGCAAACGCGGACTGGACACACCGGAACGGTGATGCGGATCATCTGATCCCGCATCCTGCACTTGGCAGCAACCTGCAGCCTGTCTTTGTGACCGCCATCGGCGAAGGCGACAGCCGCAGGGCGCGGATCACTGCCGATCCGGTTGTTGCCGGTGGGGTGATCTACACGCTGGATGCGCGGGCGACAGTATCTGCAACCTCGACCGCCGGTCAGTTGCTCTGGCAACGCAATGTCGCGCCGGGAAGCGATAACCTGTCGGATGCATCCGGTGGCGGGCTGGCCGTCAGCGGCGGGCAGCTTTATGTGACATCCGCGTTTGGCGCGGTCACGGCGCTGGACGCCGCAAGCGGTGAAACGCGCTGGGTGCAGGACCTCGACGCGCCGGCGCTGGCGCCCCCGACCGTGCGCGGCGGGCTGGTCTATGTGATTGCCCGCGACAGCACCGCCTGGGCGCTTGAGCCGACAAATGGCCGGGTTCAATGGCAGGTATCCGGCACCCCATCGACAGCCAATTTTTCCAGCGGTGCAGCGCCCGCAGTCAATGACAGTATCGCGATCCTGCCCTTTCCATCGGGCGAAATCATCGCCACCTTCCCAGAAGGTGGCCTGCGTCGTTGGTCCAGCGTGATATCAGGCGAACGGTTGGGCCGGGCGGCCTCGGTGATCACTGATATTGGCGGTGATCCGGTGATCGAAGGCAACCGCGTCTATGTCGCGAATTTTGGCGGTCGTGTTGCCGCGTTCGACACATTTAACGGTGACAGGCTTTGGACTGCGGGCGAGGGCGCGATCAGCCCTGTCTGGCCGGCGGGGGGCAGTCTGTTTCTTGTCAATGATCTGAACCAGCTGGTACGTCTGGACGCAAGCACCGGCCAGCCGATCTGGCGCACGTCCTTGCCGACCTTCCGGGGGGAAAATACCCGCCGGCAAAACCGCATCGTTGCCCATTACGGCCCGATCCTTGCGGGCGGACGGCTGATTGTCGCCTCGTCGGACGGGGTGATCCGGCAGTTTGATCCGCGATCCGGCGGTGCGCTGGGGGATATCGCCATCGAAGGCGGTGCCGCGTCACATCCGGTTGTTGCGGGGCAGACGCTCTACGTGGTCAGCAAAACCGGTCAATTGCACGCTTTTCGTTGA
- a CDS encoding tetratricopeptide repeat protein: MSNSDSFIDEVTEEVRREKLYGYLRRYGWIAVACVLLLVGGAAFNEYRNAQAGSAAEATGDALLEALNENEPAARAARIAEVQTEGAAAAVTALLTAATQQETGEIEAAHATLSGVVTNADIPPIYKDLAAIKAAMLPIADTAAREASLDALSQPGQPFRLLALEQLAYLALERGETDAALTTLRQIEEDASVTRGLRERVQSLMVALGEPLPEPETQTETE; the protein is encoded by the coding sequence GTGAGCAATTCAGACAGTTTTATCGACGAAGTCACGGAGGAAGTCCGCCGTGAGAAACTGTATGGCTATCTGCGTCGCTATGGCTGGATTGCCGTGGCTTGCGTTCTGCTGTTGGTGGGGGGCGCGGCCTTCAACGAATATCGCAATGCTCAGGCCGGCAGTGCTGCAGAGGCAACCGGCGACGCCCTGCTTGAGGCGCTCAACGAGAATGAGCCCGCAGCCCGCGCCGCCCGCATTGCCGAGGTCCAGACAGAAGGCGCGGCTGCGGCCGTTACCGCCCTTTTGACCGCTGCCACCCAGCAGGAAACGGGCGAGATCGAGGCCGCGCATGCCACGTTAAGCGGCGTCGTGACGAATGCGGATATTCCACCGATTTACAAAGACCTTGCCGCAATCAAGGCCGCCATGCTGCCCATCGCCGACACGGCCGCGCGCGAGGCATCGCTGGATGCGCTGTCGCAGCCCGGTCAGCCGTTTCGCCTATTGGCGCTGGAACAGTTGGCCTATCTGGCGCTGGAGCGTGGCGAGACGGATGCTGCGTTGACCACGCTTCGCCAGATCGAAGAGGATGCAAGTGTGACCCGCGGCCTGCGTGAACGCGTGCAGAGCCTGATGGTCGCCCTGGGTGAGCCGTTGCCCGAGCCCGAGACGCAGACCGAGACCGAATAA
- a CDS encoding efflux RND transporter periplasmic adaptor subunit, translated as MRIMSVISAIAVLAVLYFVVFERDQLFQFAQGAEAAEADIAADEAVAAETAETDAQEGAVGVVAIRSVAQTIDSAVILRGRTEAARQVTVASETSGLVTSEPLRKGAFVNAGDQLCQLDPGTRQASLAEARARLAEARGRVPEAQAAVAEASARVREAEINLNAASQLSQDGFASETRLVSAQAAMDAAKAGVQRANSGVASAEAGIESAQAAVASAEREIERLTITAPFSGLLETDTAELGALMQPGTPCATIIQLNPIKLVGFAPEADVSKITVGAIAGARLTNQAQVQGEVTFLSRSADETTRTFRVEVTVDNADLAISDGQTAEILVASEGRSAHLLAQSTLTLDDDGVLGVRAIDDNGVATFMPVTLLRDTAEGVWVTDLPEEVDIITVGQEFVVDGVRVTPTFQEAKG; from the coding sequence ATGCGTATCATGTCGGTAATCAGCGCCATTGCGGTGCTGGCTGTCCTCTACTTCGTGGTTTTCGAACGCGATCAGCTTTTCCAATTTGCGCAAGGTGCCGAAGCAGCCGAAGCCGACATCGCAGCGGACGAAGCGGTGGCTGCCGAGACGGCAGAGACCGACGCGCAGGAAGGCGCGGTTGGCGTTGTGGCCATCCGGTCGGTTGCCCAGACCATTGACAGCGCCGTCATCCTGCGGGGCCGCACCGAAGCTGCCCGGCAAGTGACTGTCGCGTCCGAAACATCGGGTCTTGTCACCTCCGAACCCCTGCGTAAGGGCGCGTTTGTGAACGCTGGCGACCAGCTCTGCCAGCTTGATCCCGGAACGCGTCAGGCCTCGCTGGCCGAGGCGCGGGCACGTTTGGCCGAAGCCCGCGGCCGGGTGCCCGAGGCGCAAGCCGCCGTTGCAGAAGCATCCGCGCGAGTGCGCGAGGCCGAGATCAATCTGAACGCCGCATCGCAATTGTCCCAGGATGGTTTTGCGTCTGAAACACGCCTGGTCAGCGCCCAGGCCGCGATGGATGCGGCCAAAGCCGGGGTGCAGCGCGCAAATTCCGGCGTGGCCTCTGCCGAGGCGGGGATCGAATCCGCGCAGGCGGCCGTCGCCTCTGCCGAACGCGAGATCGAGCGTCTGACAATCACCGCCCCCTTCTCGGGACTGCTGGAAACAGATACGGCTGAATTGGGCGCGTTGATGCAGCCCGGCACGCCATGTGCGACGATTATTCAACTCAACCCGATCAAACTGGTTGGCTTCGCCCCCGAGGCCGATGTCAGCAAGATCACCGTCGGGGCCATCGCCGGCGCGCGCCTGACCAATCAGGCACAAGTGCAGGGCGAGGTCACGTTCCTGTCGCGCAGCGCCGATGAGACGACCCGCACATTCCGCGTCGAGGTCACCGTGGACAATGCTGATCTGGCTATCAGCGACGGGCAGACGGCCGAAATTCTTGTGGCGTCGGAAGGTCGCAGCGCCCATCTGCTCGCCCAATCGACGCTGACACTGGATGATGACGGGGTGCTTGGGGTTCGGGCAATTGATGATAACGGGGTGGCGACCTTCATGCCGGTGACCCTGCTGCGCGACACTGCCGAAGGCGTCTGGGTCACCGACCTGCCCGAGGAGGTGGATATCATTACTGTGGGACAAGAATTTGTGGTGGACGGGGTCCGGGTGACCCCCACGTTCCAAGAGGCTAAAGGATGA
- a CDS encoding efflux RND transporter permease subunit, which translates to MTGLVDWAASRARMVLAFIALSLLAGGMAYVGLPKEGEPDIEIPAIFVSVPFPGISAEDSETLLVKPMETELSDLDGLKTMSSTAAEGYAGVALEFEFGWDKTKILADIRSAMNTAEGQFPAGADKYSINEINFSEFPIIIVNLTGQVPERTLIRVAKDLQDRIEGLDAVLEAGLAGTRDEMLEVVIDPLRLESYNVTAGELIGVVTNNNLLIAAGEVETAQGTFAVKIPSSFDEPQDVYNLPVKTNGDRVITLGDLATIRLTFEDRAGTARFNGVNTVALQVVKRKGFNLIDTSALVAQVVEEERAEWSPELQAAIEVGTSNDQSRNVASMVSQLEGSVLTAIALVMIVVLAALGTRPALLVGFAIPTSFLLCFALLAVMEITISNIVMFGLILAVGMLVDGAIVVVEYADKRIREGVGPMHAYVEAAKRMFWPIISSTATTLCAFLPMLFWPGVPGQFMGMLPVTLIFVLCASLVVALIYLPVMGGVTGRMSRTFSNMSDGLRARLPWVIRAALVPLGVLIVFTGAMLTLNPGYLSGEAVQTQGFGDSFGGILLFMGGAMFLSVAMGAARIERKAKRIKAGYRRSPFGHLMYFITGNPIMPLVSVGAVIFTVISIFGYYGANNNGVEFFVESEPEQAIVYVQARGNLSLTEKDRLLEQAEQITFAQRGIESVFAFAGDGGLNSNTGGAEGPADAIGQIQLELIPWDERPRVSERTTLLGFIPWTSTQVDPAYDGDLIIAELEEALGALPGIRLEILNLSRGPASAKPVHLRLKSDNWEDLIAATTAARAQFDATPGLITIEDSLPLPGIDWQIDVDVEKAGRYGADVASVGAMVQMVTRGILLDTMRVDSSDEEIEIRVRLPEQDRVLSTLDSLRVRTNQGLIPLSNFITRTPVDKLAEISRVDQKRYFDVKAGVETGLINLMDDDTPVAVAKVVDEAATGMDRYDIVAVNGDATRASVSALIEDGAVTETPINANERIALLTEWLDSKPFANGIEWEWTGDQQDQAESGAFLQVAFAGALGLMFIILLAQFNSIYNSVLVLMAVVMSTAGSLVGMLVMDQPFSIIMTGTGIVALAGIVVNNNIILIDTYQEYSRYMPRTEAITRTAEDRIRPVLLTTITTMAGLAPMMFGLSLDFLNGGYSVDSPTALWWKQLATAVVFGLGIATVLTLVFTPSMLAVRVWVVTYAQWLAQLLAKLSMGRSSRAARDWALARRARRIKMPDLIWTDDAAEPPLKLTQPLQAAE; encoded by the coding sequence ATGACTGGATTAGTTGACTGGGCCGCCTCTCGGGCCCGCATGGTGCTTGCCTTTATTGCCCTCTCGCTTCTGGCGGGGGGAATGGCATATGTCGGACTGCCCAAAGAGGGAGAGCCCGACATTGAAATCCCGGCGATCTTTGTGTCGGTCCCCTTCCCCGGCATTTCGGCCGAGGACAGCGAAACCCTGCTTGTCAAACCGATGGAGACAGAGCTTTCCGACCTTGATGGGCTCAAAACAATGTCCTCTACCGCCGCCGAAGGCTATGCCGGTGTCGCGCTGGAATTCGAATTTGGCTGGGACAAGACCAAGATCCTCGCCGATATCCGGTCGGCCATGAACACCGCAGAGGGGCAGTTCCCCGCCGGGGCCGATAAATACTCGATCAACGAAATCAACTTTTCCGAATTCCCGATCATCATCGTGAACCTGACCGGTCAGGTCCCCGAACGGACCCTGATCCGCGTCGCCAAGGACCTGCAGGACCGTATCGAAGGCCTTGATGCAGTGCTTGAGGCGGGTCTGGCCGGGACACGCGACGAGATGCTTGAGGTCGTGATTGATCCGCTGCGGCTGGAATCCTACAACGTCACCGCGGGCGAACTGATTGGCGTTGTGACCAACAACAACCTGCTGATTGCGGCTGGCGAGGTTGAGACCGCCCAAGGGACCTTTGCGGTCAAGATACCGTCTTCCTTTGATGAGCCGCAAGATGTCTACAACCTGCCGGTCAAGACAAATGGCGACCGGGTCATCACACTGGGTGACCTGGCAACAATCCGGCTGACATTCGAAGACCGGGCCGGAACCGCCCGGTTCAACGGGGTCAACACGGTTGCCCTGCAGGTGGTCAAGCGCAAGGGGTTCAACCTGATTGATACAAGCGCCTTGGTCGCACAGGTGGTTGAAGAAGAGCGCGCCGAATGGTCCCCCGAATTGCAGGCCGCAATCGAGGTGGGCACATCCAACGACCAGTCCCGCAACGTGGCATCCATGGTCAGCCAGTTGGAAGGGTCCGTTCTAACAGCCATCGCGCTGGTGATGATTGTTGTTCTTGCAGCGCTTGGCACACGACCCGCCCTGCTGGTGGGCTTTGCGATTCCAACCTCGTTTCTGTTGTGTTTCGCCCTTCTGGCGGTGATGGAAATCACCATCTCGAACATCGTGATGTTCGGCCTGATCCTGGCGGTGGGGATGCTGGTGGATGGGGCCATCGTGGTTGTTGAATACGCTGACAAGCGCATTCGCGAAGGTGTTGGCCCGATGCACGCCTATGTGGAAGCTGCCAAGCGGATGTTCTGGCCGATCATTTCTTCCACCGCGACGACCCTCTGCGCCTTTCTGCCCATGCTGTTTTGGCCCGGCGTGCCGGGACAGTTCATGGGCATGCTGCCCGTCACGCTGATTTTCGTGCTCTGCGCATCACTTGTTGTGGCCCTGATCTACCTGCCCGTGATGGGCGGTGTCACCGGACGGATGAGCCGCACATTCAGCAATATGTCCGATGGGCTGCGCGCTAGACTTCCCTGGGTCATCCGGGCCGCGTTGGTCCCGCTTGGCGTGCTGATCGTTTTCACCGGCGCCATGTTGACATTGAACCCCGGCTATCTGAGCGGCGAGGCTGTGCAGACCCAGGGGTTTGGTGATTCCTTCGGCGGCATCCTGCTGTTTATGGGGGGTGCGATGTTCCTGTCGGTCGCGATGGGTGCGGCACGCATCGAACGCAAGGCCAAGCGGATCAAAGCGGGTTACCGGCGCTCGCCCTTTGGGCATCTGATGTATTTCATCACCGGCAATCCCATCATGCCGCTTGTATCAGTGGGTGCGGTCATATTCACCGTGATTTCGATCTTTGGATATTACGGCGCCAACAACAATGGCGTTGAATTCTTCGTGGAGTCCGAGCCCGAGCAGGCCATCGTCTATGTGCAGGCCCGCGGCAATCTCAGCCTGACGGAGAAAGACCGCCTGCTCGAGCAGGCCGAACAGATCACGTTTGCGCAGCGCGGGATTGAAAGCGTCTTTGCCTTTGCAGGCGATGGCGGGCTGAATTCCAATACCGGCGGCGCAGAAGGCCCCGCCGACGCCATCGGTCAGATCCAGCTGGAACTGATCCCGTGGGACGAACGGCCCCGGGTGTCCGAACGGACAACATTGCTGGGCTTTATCCCCTGGACCAGCACGCAGGTTGACCCCGCCTATGATGGCGACCTGATCATCGCAGAGCTGGAAGAAGCGCTTGGCGCCCTGCCCGGCATCCGGCTGGAAATTCTGAACCTGTCGCGTGGCCCGGCCTCGGCCAAGCCTGTGCATCTGCGCCTGAAAAGCGACAATTGGGAAGACCTGATTGCGGCCACCACAGCGGCGCGCGCGCAGTTTGATGCCACACCGGGGCTGATCACAATCGAAGACAGCCTGCCCCTGCCCGGCATTGACTGGCAGATTGACGTGGATGTCGAAAAGGCCGGGCGCTACGGCGCGGATGTGGCCTCTGTCGGTGCCATGGTTCAGATGGTCACGCGGGGTATCCTGCTTGATACGATGCGGGTCGATAGCTCGGACGAGGAAATCGAAATCCGGGTGCGTCTGCCGGAACAGGACCGGGTCCTGTCCACATTGGACAGTCTGCGCGTGCGGACAAATCAGGGGCTGATCCCGCTGTCGAACTTCATCACCCGCACGCCCGTCGACAAACTGGCCGAGATCAGCCGGGTCGACCAAAAGCGGTATTTCGATGTAAAGGCCGGGGTCGAAACCGGGCTGATCAATCTGATGGATGACGACACCCCCGTCGCCGTGGCAAAAGTGGTTGATGAGGCCGCCACCGGCATGGACCGCTACGATATTGTGGCGGTCAATGGTGACGCGACACGCGCCAGCGTATCCGCCCTGATTGAGGATGGAGCGGTCACGGAAACCCCGATCAACGCAAATGAACGGATTGCGCTGCTGACCGAATGGCTGGACAGCAAGCCGTTCGCCAATGGTATTGAATGGGAATGGACTGGTGATCAGCAGGATCAGGCCGAATCCGGTGCCTTTTTGCAGGTTGCATTTGCCGGCGCGCTTGGGCTGATGTTCATCATTCTGCTGGCGCAGTTCAACAGTATCTACAACTCTGTATTGGTGCTGATGGCGGTTGTCATGTCCACGGCCGGGTCGCTGGTCGGGATGCTGGTGATGGATCAGCCATTCTCGATCATCATGACGGGCACCGGGATCGTGGCGCTGGCCGGGATCGTGGTGAATAACAACATCATCCTGATTGATACCTATCAGGAATACAGCCGCTACATGCCCCGGACCGAGGCTATCACCCGCACCGCGGAAGATCGGATCAGGCCGGTTCTGCTGACCACAATCACCACGATGGCCGGGCTGGCGCCGATGATGTTCGGGCTAAGCCTTGATTTCCTCAATGGTGGCTATTCGGTGGATAGCCCTACCGCCTTGTGGTGGAAACAGCTGGCGACGGCTGTGGTCTTTGGGCTGGGTATCGCGACGGTTCTGACGCTGGTCTTCACACCGTCGATGCTGGCTGTCCGGGTCTGGGTTGTGACCTACGCCCAATGGCTGGCGCAATTGCTTGCCAAGCTGTCGATGGGACGCAGCAGCCGGGCCGCCCGGGATTGGGCGCTTGCCCGTCGGGCGCGCCGGATCAAGATGCCCGACCTTATCTGGACCGATGATGCGGCCGAGCCGCCCCTGAAACTGACGCAGCCCCTGCAAGCGGCAGAATAA